The proteins below are encoded in one region of Syntrophus gentianae:
- a CDS encoding DEAD/DEAH box helicase — protein MENSEPELPPSKESNSDSLRGEPILEPANALAEVRLEELSPAMQTAATNAGWPSLLDVQAKAIPYILARRDLMIQSKTGSGKTGAYILPILERINPREAACQALILVPTRELALQVSKEALLLSGSSGVRTAVAYGGVGYNLQLEAFREGAHLVIGTPGRILDHLMRGSLSLKRLTILVFDEADRMLSMGFYPDMRRIQEFIPREINGYLLSATFPAHVLRLAGEFLRKPELLSLSRDSVHVTETEHVYYVVPGMGKERSLVRIIEAENPVSAIIFCNTKSAVHFVSVVLKRFGYDADELSSELSQKDREKVMARIKNGYLRFLVATDVAARGIDIPDLSHVIQYEPPEDPEAYIHRAGRTGRKGASGTAISLVAEMEQFRLRDIAKSFSINLQERTLPGDEEVETIVSQRVTALLEAKLRMRDQLQVEHMQRFLPLVKSLLQNEEEMALIAMLLDDFYQTTLNTPPPQPPELRPSTAAEKEPHPGSVSDEKKKRRRRKSSRSSTQKTSESEAPAEATEKDG, from the coding sequence ATGGAAAATTCCGAACCCGAATTACCACCTTCAAAAGAAAGTAACTCTGATTCCCTCCGGGGAGAACCGATTCTTGAGCCAGCCAATGCCCTGGCGGAGGTCCGTCTGGAAGAATTGTCTCCGGCCATGCAGACCGCTGCAACCAACGCAGGGTGGCCTTCACTGCTGGATGTCCAGGCGAAGGCGATCCCCTATATCCTGGCCCGGCGGGATCTCATGATCCAGTCAAAAACGGGCAGTGGAAAGACGGGGGCCTATATCCTGCCCATTCTGGAACGCATCAACCCTCGGGAAGCTGCCTGCCAGGCCCTGATTCTTGTACCGACGCGGGAACTGGCCCTTCAGGTTTCGAAAGAAGCCCTCCTGCTGAGCGGTTCTTCAGGCGTTCGAACAGCCGTCGCCTATGGTGGCGTGGGGTATAATCTCCAACTGGAGGCATTCCGGGAAGGGGCGCACCTCGTTATCGGAACGCCGGGCAGAATCCTGGATCATCTGATGCGGGGTTCACTGTCGCTGAAGAGGCTGACGATTCTGGTCTTCGACGAGGCGGACCGCATGCTTTCCATGGGGTTTTATCCGGACATGCGGCGGATCCAGGAATTCATCCCCCGCGAAATCAACGGTTACCTGCTGTCGGCCACGTTCCCTGCGCACGTCCTTCGCCTTGCCGGGGAATTCCTGAGAAAACCGGAATTGTTGAGCTTAAGCCGGGATTCGGTCCATGTGACGGAGACGGAGCACGTTTACTATGTTGTGCCGGGAATGGGCAAGGAACGCTCTCTGGTGCGGATTATCGAAGCGGAAAATCCCGTTTCCGCCATAATCTTCTGCAACACCAAGTCCGCGGTCCATTTCGTGAGCGTCGTCCTGAAACGTTTCGGTTATGACGCCGATGAACTGAGTTCCGAACTGAGCCAGAAAGACCGGGAAAAAGTCATGGCACGGATCAAAAATGGATACCTTCGGTTTCTGGTGGCTACGGATGTTGCTGCGCGCGGCATTGATATTCCGGATCTCTCCCATGTCATTCAGTATGAACCCCCTGAGGATCCCGAGGCCTATATTCACCGCGCCGGTCGGACCGGTCGCAAGGGGGCAAGCGGCACGGCCATTTCTCTTGTCGCCGAAATGGAGCAGTTCCGGTTGAGGGATATTGCGAAGTCCTTCAGTATCAATCTCCAGGAGCGGACTCTACCTGGCGACGAGGAAGTGGAAACCATCGTGTCTCAGCGGGTGACCGCTCTGCTGGAGGCCAAGCTGAGGATGCGCGATCAGCTGCAGGTGGAACACATGCAGCGCTTTCTCCCTCTGGTTAAGAGCCTGCTGCAGAATGAAGAAGAAATGGCCCTGATCGCCATGCTTCTGGATGATTTTTACCAGACAACCCTGAACACGCCGCCCCCTCAGCCGCCTGAACTGCGTCCATCGACCGCAGCCGAGAAGGAGCCCCACCCCGGCTCCGTTTCTGATGAAAAGAAAAAGCGGCGGCGACGGAAGTCTTCCCGAAGCTCTACCCAGAAGACATCGGAAAGCGAGGCACCGGCTGAAGCAACTGAGAAGGACGGATAG
- a CDS encoding bifunctional homocysteine S-methyltransferase/methylenetetrahydrofolate reductase has protein sequence MSALQNILSRMAETPLIFDGAMGTMLYDKGVFIQTCYDDLCLTSPGLIREIHEQYTQAGAEVLETNSFGANRIKLRSYGLAEKVADINRAAVRLTRQAAGQKLYVAGSVGPCTQGGQVIAGPEILDVEAAFREQMEALTGEGVDLLLLETFSDLKELQLAARIARETEVPVLASFAVDEEGETAAGTPAEKMAAALETDPNVDVIGLNCGTGPAGIYEALLKILPQVSKPVVVMPNAGMPRTVGGRTLYLANPEYFTEYAKKFIELGVRGVGGCCGVTPEHIATAARAVRGLSGVRKHIEIVSREPAPTQLQSIPTAEKSRLAAKMLSGQKVTSVEILPPRASDFSNMLAKVRRCHEAGIDAINIPDGPRASARVSPMITALVILKEVGIEPVVHYCCRDRNLIGMQSDLLGGYAVGLANYLIITGDPPKLGNCPEATGVFDVDAIGLTKVIHNLNTGWDIGGSPVDPPTGILIGVGANPCAVDMEREIDRYFQKIEAGAEFAITQPVFDVEALLRFLDRVEKYSKRIPVLAGVWPLLSYRNAEFMNNEVPGVVVPEAILRRMAECATGEESRRAGIEIARTICTEVHDRVAGFQVSAPLNNVEIALAVLGKSEV, from the coding sequence ATGAGTGCTCTGCAGAATATCCTTTCCCGGATGGCCGAGACCCCGCTGATTTTTGATGGGGCGATGGGGACGATGCTCTATGATAAAGGGGTTTTTATTCAAACCTGCTATGATGATTTGTGCCTGACCAGTCCCGGGCTGATCCGGGAAATTCACGAACAGTATACGCAAGCCGGCGCGGAGGTCCTGGAAACCAATTCTTTCGGCGCCAATCGAATCAAACTCCGGTCCTATGGACTGGCCGAAAAGGTGGCCGATATCAATCGTGCCGCCGTTCGGCTTACCCGCCAGGCGGCCGGGCAGAAGCTGTATGTCGCCGGTTCCGTGGGACCTTGCACCCAGGGGGGGCAGGTGATCGCAGGACCGGAAATTCTGGATGTTGAAGCCGCTTTCCGGGAGCAGATGGAAGCCTTGACCGGGGAAGGCGTTGATCTGCTTCTTCTGGAAACATTCAGTGATCTTAAAGAATTGCAATTGGCTGCCCGGATTGCGCGGGAGACTGAGGTGCCGGTGCTGGCCTCCTTTGCCGTCGATGAAGAGGGAGAGACGGCAGCCGGAACGCCGGCGGAAAAGATGGCTGCGGCCCTGGAGACCGATCCTAACGTGGATGTGATCGGTTTGAACTGTGGCACCGGTCCGGCTGGGATTTACGAGGCCCTGCTCAAAATTCTGCCCCAGGTGAGTAAACCGGTGGTTGTCATGCCCAATGCCGGGATGCCGAGGACTGTCGGGGGCAGGACCCTCTATCTGGCCAATCCGGAATATTTTACCGAGTACGCCAAGAAATTCATCGAACTGGGTGTCCGCGGGGTCGGCGGCTGCTGCGGCGTCACTCCGGAGCATATTGCCACCGCGGCCCGGGCTGTCCGGGGGCTCAGCGGCGTTCGGAAGCATATTGAAATCGTGTCCCGCGAGCCTGCTCCGACACAGTTGCAGAGCATTCCGACGGCTGAGAAATCCCGTCTGGCGGCCAAGATGCTTTCCGGGCAGAAGGTGACTTCCGTGGAGATTCTCCCCCCCCGGGCCAGTGATTTCAGTAATATGCTTGCCAAGGTCCGTCGGTGCCATGAAGCCGGTATTGATGCCATCAACATTCCCGACGGCCCCCGGGCCAGCGCCCGGGTCTCGCCCATGATCACGGCCTTGGTCATCCTCAAGGAAGTGGGGATCGAGCCGGTGGTCCATTACTGTTGCCGGGACCGGAATCTGATCGGAATGCAGAGTGACCTGCTGGGCGGATATGCCGTAGGTCTCGCCAATTACCTGATTATAACCGGCGATCCACCGAAACTGGGCAACTGCCCGGAAGCCACGGGCGTCTTCGATGTGGATGCCATCGGCCTCACGAAGGTGATCCATAATCTGAATACCGGCTGGGATATCGGCGGCAGTCCCGTAGACCCTCCCACGGGGATTCTGATCGGCGTGGGTGCAAACCCCTGCGCCGTGGATATGGAGCGGGAAATCGACCGTTATTTCCAAAAAATCGAGGCGGGCGCCGAATTTGCCATCACGCAGCCGGTCTTTGATGTGGAGGCGCTGTTGCGCTTTCTTGACCGGGTGGAAAAATACTCGAAACGGATCCCTGTTCTGGCCGGCGTCTGGCCCCTCCTGAGTTACCGGAATGCGGAATTTATGAACAATGAAGTCCCGGGCGTCGTGGTGCCGGAGGCAATTCTTCGTCGGATGGCAGAATGCGCAACGGGAGAAGAGAGCCGGCGTGCCGGAATCGAGATCGCCAGGACTATCTGCACGGAAGTCCATGACCGGGTGGCTGGTTTTCAGGTGTCTGCTCCCTTGAACAATGTAGAAATCGCCCTTGCCGTGCTGGGAAAAAGCGAAGTCTGA
- a CDS encoding MBL fold metallo-hydrolase, whose translation MIVRCWGARGSISVSGKEYVKYGGDTSCIEIRTQEEKVIIVDAGSGIRGLGNQLLEERRFEYSLLFTHAHWDHVIGFPFFKPIYHPGVRMEIFGCPFVATSAQEMLSRILRPPNFPLTLADLRAHLTCRTSCVEPFEIGSMRITPIPLSHPDGGGGYRFEEDGKSFVLLTDNELTYRHPGGLSYEDYIRFCEGADLLIHDAEYTEADYLKKKAWGHTVYRDALRLAMDAGVAKLGLFHHNQDRTDSELDAMVEDCRRSILLGEHRLDCFALQQEMEIYL comes from the coding sequence ATGATTGTTCGATGCTGGGGAGCAAGAGGGTCCATTTCCGTTTCCGGGAAAGAATACGTGAAATATGGGGGCGATACGAGCTGTATCGAAATTCGGACGCAGGAGGAAAAAGTCATTATTGTTGACGCCGGTTCCGGGATCCGGGGGCTGGGGAATCAGCTGCTGGAAGAGCGCCGTTTCGAATATTCTCTGCTCTTTACCCATGCTCACTGGGATCACGTGATCGGATTTCCCTTCTTCAAGCCGATCTACCATCCGGGAGTGCGCATGGAGATTTTCGGCTGTCCCTTTGTCGCGACTTCCGCCCAGGAGATGCTCTCGCGCATTCTGAGGCCGCCGAACTTTCCCCTCACTCTTGCTGACCTCCGCGCTCATCTGACCTGCCGGACATCCTGCGTTGAACCCTTTGAAATCGGTTCCATGCGGATAACTCCCATTCCCTTGAGTCACCCTGACGGTGGGGGCGGCTATCGTTTTGAGGAGGATGGCAAAAGTTTCGTTCTGTTGACCGATAATGAATTAACGTACCGTCATCCCGGTGGGCTGAGCTATGAAGATTATATCCGGTTTTGCGAGGGGGCGGATCTGCTCATCCATGATGCGGAATATACCGAGGCGGACTATCTGAAAAAAAAGGCATGGGGGCATACCGTTTACCGTGATGCCCTGCGCCTGGCTATGGATGCGGGGGTTGCGAAACTGGGGCTGTTCCATCATAATCAAGACCGGACGGATTCGGAGCTTGACGCCATGGTGGAAGATTGCCGCAGGTCGATCCTATTGGGAGAGCATCGACTGGATTGCTTTGCCCTGCAGCAGGAAATGGAAATTTATCTATAG
- a CDS encoding response regulator — translation MPQILIVEDDDELRSVLKEVLEQEGYGVAEAADGRAAMEMQRLTGADLVITDLIMPEMDGIETIMALRKGFPWVKIIAMSGGHRAGPRAFLNLAKALGAHRTLHKPFVFEDMLTAVGELLEETPWDGPGGRILS, via the coding sequence ATGCCGCAGATTCTGATTGTGGAAGATGATGATGAACTTCGATCCGTTTTGAAAGAGGTCCTGGAACAGGAAGGATACGGAGTGGCTGAAGCGGCAGATGGTAGGGCTGCCATGGAAATGCAGCGTCTGACGGGGGCTGATCTCGTGATTACCGACCTTATTATGCCGGAAATGGATGGCATTGAAACCATCATGGCCCTGCGGAAAGGATTCCCCTGGGTGAAGATCATTGCCATGTCCGGTGGCCACCGCGCCGGACCGCGGGCTTTTCTGAACCTGGCCAAGGCGCTGGGGGCGCATCGGACGCTGCATAAACCTTTTGTATTTGAGGATATGCTGACGGCCGTTGGGGAACTTCTGGAAGAGACGCCTTGGGACGGTCCGGGGGGCCGCATTTTGTCCTGA
- a CDS encoding HDOD domain-containing protein — protein sequence MLRQKVERIEMLPTIPDVIKRLSVIVGNPKISLSEISSFISSDPALTSRILKMVNSAIFGFPGRISSVTHAVTLLGFNVIKGLLMGVTVLDLMQTAMVGLREHSVGCAIAARTIAEMKGMKNTEDASVGGLLHDLGKVILLLQFPQDYKLVLEATDQKGMLIFNAEKAHFSETHAAVGLWLAEKWKFPKNLTDVIAYHHKPQLAKNAPVDTAIVHLADILVRTMGFGYAGDAFVPAVSPASFEQLNLSEEEIREVLRNIESMRGMGDDPAW from the coding sequence ATGTTGCGCCAAAAGGTGGAAAGGATCGAGATGCTGCCCACGATTCCCGATGTGATCAAGCGTCTTTCGGTCATCGTCGGAAATCCGAAAATCTCTCTCAGTGAAATCAGCAGCTTTATTTCCAGTGATCCGGCACTCACCAGCAGAATCCTGAAGATGGTCAATTCCGCCATTTTTGGCTTTCCGGGAAGGATCTCCTCCGTTACCCATGCGGTGACGCTCCTGGGTTTCAATGTGATCAAGGGGCTGCTGATGGGGGTCACGGTTCTGGATCTCATGCAGACGGCGATGGTCGGTCTTCGGGAGCATTCCGTCGGCTGTGCCATAGCGGCGCGGACGATCGCGGAAATGAAGGGGATGAAGAATACGGAGGATGCGTCTGTGGGCGGCCTGCTTCATGATCTCGGCAAGGTGATCCTGCTGCTTCAATTTCCCCAGGATTATAAATTGGTCCTGGAAGCGACGGACCAGAAGGGGATGCTGATCTTCAATGCCGAGAAGGCTCACTTCTCTGAAACACATGCGGCGGTCGGTTTGTGGCTTGCTGAAAAATGGAAGTTCCCCAAAAATCTGACGGACGTCATTGCCTACCACCATAAACCCCAACTGGCGAAAAATGCCCCTGTGGATACCGCCATCGTCCATCTGGCGGACATTCTGGTCAGGACCATGGGGTTTGGTTATGCCGGCGATGCCTTTGTCCCGGCAGTTTCGCCCGCTTCCTTTGAACAGCTCAATCTCAGCGAAGAGGAGATTCGGGAAGTCCTGAGGAACATCGAATCCATGCGGGGCATGGGGGATGATCCGGCATGGTGA